From a single candidate division WOR-3 bacterium genomic region:
- a CDS encoding Trm112 family protein: protein MLKRELLEILVCPKCKGELEYNSKEEELICHKCRLAYAIKDDIPIMLIDEARKIDD from the coding sequence ATGCTCAAGAGAGAACTCTTAGAGATTCTGGTTTGCCCGAAGTGCAAGGGTGAACTGGAATACAATAGCAAAGAGGAAGAATTGATCTGTCATAAATGCAGACTTGCCTATGCAATAAAAGATGATATTCCCATTATGCTGATCGATGAAGCGAGGAAGATAGATGATTAA
- a CDS encoding glycosyltransferase gives MINLILFLYTLFLFTLFFYAIHSFILIYYYFRLNKNTRKSKRKELKDFPYVTIQLPIYNEKFVIHRLLKCVTSMDYPKDRLEIQVLDDSTDETVEIAADLISEYRKKGHNILHVRRGTRANFKAGALQYGLERARGEFIAIFDADFVPPPDFLKELLPEFFDQYVGGVQARWGHLNYGQSVLTRSQAIGLDNHFIMEQGLRSRLGCFINFNGTCGLWRKRAIIDAGGWHGDTLAEDLDLSYRVQLRGWRIKYRGDFVVAGELPHTAYGYRVQQNRWAKGTIQVARKLLSKIFRSRLRPLAKYEAFVHLTCHINFLAMLGLALFSLPVVYFKVEGIVSNTYYVVISLFTVAAFGYPFLYYLSQREIYKRGYRRRIPFILGVIAYSMGLSISNTKAIIEGCFCKEHVFTRTPKSGGARVIHYPEIKSLMPYLEILLGVYMLVGVVYVIANLQLVLVPFLVLYCYGFLSMGLSSVKDQFLSIKPREVLCSRENS, from the coding sequence GTTCCTTTTTACACTTTTTTTCTACGCGATACATTCTTTCATTTTGATTTATTACTATTTCAGGTTGAATAAAAATACGCGAAAGTCGAAGAGAAAAGAATTAAAGGATTTTCCTTATGTCACCATTCAGCTGCCTATTTATAATGAGAAGTTCGTCATCCATCGTTTGTTGAAATGTGTAACCTCTATGGATTATCCAAAGGACCGTCTTGAAATCCAGGTGCTTGATGATTCAACCGATGAAACCGTGGAGATCGCCGCTGATTTAATCAGTGAGTACCGGAAAAAAGGTCATAATATCCTGCATGTACGGAGGGGGACGCGGGCTAATTTCAAAGCGGGCGCCCTTCAGTACGGATTGGAACGTGCCCGGGGAGAGTTTATCGCGATCTTTGATGCGGATTTCGTGCCGCCGCCTGATTTCTTGAAAGAACTTCTGCCGGAATTTTTCGATCAATATGTCGGCGGAGTTCAGGCGCGGTGGGGGCATCTCAATTATGGACAATCGGTTCTGACAAGATCCCAGGCGATCGGCCTTGATAATCACTTTATTATGGAACAGGGATTGCGTTCGCGGCTCGGTTGTTTTATAAATTTCAACGGTACCTGCGGTCTGTGGCGGAAACGCGCCATCATCGACGCCGGAGGATGGCACGGTGATACACTTGCCGAAGACCTGGATCTTTCCTATCGTGTTCAGTTACGCGGCTGGCGAATAAAATATCGCGGTGATTTCGTCGTCGCCGGAGAACTTCCTCATACCGCCTACGGGTATCGGGTGCAGCAGAACCGCTGGGCAAAGGGCACTATCCAGGTAGCCCGTAAATTACTTTCCAAAATCTTCCGATCCCGATTAAGACCCCTGGCTAAATATGAGGCTTTTGTGCATCTTACCTGCCATATAAATTTCCTGGCGATGCTCGGCCTCGCACTCTTTTCTCTGCCGGTCGTTTATTTCAAAGTCGAAGGCATCGTCTCCAATACTTATTATGTGGTCATTTCTCTCTTTACGGTCGCTGCATTCGGTTATCCCTTTCTTTATTACCTGTCCCAGCGTGAGATATACAAGAGGGGATACCGTCGCAGAATTCCTTTTATCCTGGGAGTGATCGCATACAGTATGGGACTTTCAATTTCCAATACCAAGGCGATTATTGAAGGTTGCTTTTGTAAAGAGCACGTTTTTACGAGAACTCCGAAATCAGGGGGCGCCAGGGTCATCCACTACCCTGAAATAAAATCATTGATGCCGTATCTCGAAATACTGCTGGGTGTTTATATGCTTGTCGGTGTTGTCTATGTCATCGCCAATCTGCAGCTTGTTCTTGTGCCTTTTCTCGTTCTTTACTGTTACGGGTTTTTGAGTATGGGACTTTCTTCAGTAAAAGACCAATTTTTATCGATAAAACCACGGGAGGTGTTATGCTCAAGAGAGAACTCTTAG